A window of the Thunnus albacares chromosome 15, fThuAlb1.1, whole genome shotgun sequence genome harbors these coding sequences:
- the si:ch211-266g18.9 gene encoding transforming growth factor-beta receptor-associated protein 1: MAFKAFTQIDVYEKQAASKEKDKSSIHCLECYDRNVYIGTKDATVQHLILTSSTDGDLRPGQSKTREGRTRKLGSSNPVAQLRAVALFNHLLVLWDRSVTALNMFSLEPVPSLKKIQHVSLFEVCHSTLTAQSACVEMVTSSSRRKVIRIHLVGVDRWEVVKEVPLFQDPVALAIDGTTLCVATTDKYLLCDIKTGSSEELFPHNHSRQHVIVTSVGQGEFLLNGPESLGMFVMKTRICQRPPLQWPQEVLAAGVCFPYILTLQPQVLSVYSMLDQQHKQTVGLSGAKGLLSTSDGVLVFTERGIFSLRLVPLEEQIQTLVGHERVEEALLLLDRVQSHHPLDAYKELQKAITCLAGFAHFYQEGFSEARDLFINGELDPREIIRLYPNMESCVSEDFQSQLDQTNKSRDLQVLWQEDRNTFHHYLAFLGDFLRAVRGMEQSLKCSKEVDCALLRLYTEQTDSENLQQLVLFPNACSLDYCIPVLEQHNRFFALGSLYQSHGKQIDAIKTWIKIADGFHKDPSCSDVYGHIVWTLSQLKDKDVVWTFADWTLNRNQETGVQIFTKRPPDDHFVTQDVLDLLEKYPLAQLLYLEFLIHNLNSEEERHHNRLALAYVTQTLQEEEETKSDLRVTRGKLQQLLWDSKFYDISTVYERVKPTTLHIEKAILLGRTGEHSQSLQVLVHQGQDPQAAEAYCCKAAQGQDTQFKEALLLTLLKIYLSSENLTSAAVDLLNNNPQVFAAEKVIHLLPESWSVQLVSQFLVRFLRETFHQRQTRRLQQALAQAELLRHKVIWMQASKTKVRVDKGQVCKVCQRDLAEPQFACNLHGELMHTSCT, translated from the exons ATGGCTTTTAAAGCCTTCACACAAATAGATGTCTATGAAAAGCAAGCAGCTTCTAAAGAAAAGGACAAATCCAGCATCCACTGCCTTGAGTGCTATGACCGAAATGTGTATATAGGGACCAAAGATGCAACAGTGCAGCACCTCATTCTTACCAGTAGCACAGATGGGGACCTAAGGCCTGGCCAGAGCAAAACCAGGGAAGGTAGGACAAGAAAACTAGGCTCAAGCAACCCAGTAGCCCAACTGAGGGCAGTCGCACTTTTCAACCATCTGCTGGTCCTGTGGGACCGGAGCGTTACTGCCCTCAACATGTTCTCCTTAGAGCCTGTTCCCAGTCTGAAGAAGATCCagcatgtttctttgtttgagGTATGCCACTCTACGCTCACAGCTCAGTCTGCATGTGTGGAGATGGTGACTTCCTCGAGCCGCAGGAAGGTGATAAGGATCCACCTAGTGGGCGTGGACAGGTGGGAGGTCGTGAAGGAAGTCCCTCTCTTTCAGGATCCTGTGGCCTTGGCAATAGATGGCACAACTCTGTGTGTAGCTACTACTGACAAGTACCTCCTGTGTGATATAAAGACTGGGAGCAGTGAGGAGCTCTTTCCTCACAATCACAGCAGGCAGCATGTCATTGTTACCTCAGTGGGACAAGGGGAATTCCTCCTAAATGGGCCTGAATCTTTGG GCATGTTTGTGATGAAGACCAGGATATGCCAGCGCCCTCCCCTGCAGTGGCCTCAGGAGGTGCTGGCAGCCGGAGTATGTTTCCCTTACATCCTAACCCTACAGCCCCAAGTGTTGTCTGTCTACAGCATGTTAGATCAGCAGCACAAACAGACTGTGGGTCTCAGCGGAGCGAAGGGTCTGCTCTCCACATCAG ATGGTGTGTTAGTGTTCACAGAGAGAGGCATTTTCAGCCTGCGTCTGGTGCCATTGGAAGAACAGATCCAGACACTTGTAGGGCACGAAAGGGTCGAGGAGGCCTTATTGCTGTTGGACAGAGTTCAAAGCCATCATCCACTTGACGCATACAAG GAGCTGCAGAAGGCCATCACTTGCCTGGCTGGATTTGCTCATTTTTACCAGGAGGGTTTTTCCGAAGCCAGGGATCTATTCAT TAATGGTGAGCTGGACCCCAGAGAAATCATCCGCCTCTACCCTAACATGGAGTCTTGTGTCAGTGAGGACTTTCAATCCCAGCTTGATCAAACGAACAAGAGCAGGGATCTCCAGGTGCTCTGGCAagaggacagaaacacatttcatcattACCTGGCCTTCCTGGGAGATTTTCTTAGAGCAGTCCGGGGGATGGAGCAAAGCCTGAAGTGCAGTAAAGAGGTCGACTGCGCCCTCCTGAGGCTGtacacagaacagacagacagtgaaaatCTGCAGCAGCTTGTGTTATTTCCCAATGCTTGCAGCCTGGACTACTGTATTCCTGTTCTGGAGCAACACaacag gTTTTTTGCATTAGGTTCACTTTATCAAAGTCATGGAAAGCAAATCGATGCAATAAAG ACATGGATAAAGATTGCAGATGGTTTCCACAAAGACCCCTCCTGCTCTGATGTCTATGGACACATCGTGTGGACTCTCAGTCAGCTGAAAGACAAAGATGTTGTGTGGACATTTGCAGACTGGACTCTGAACAGAAACCAAGAG ACAGGTGTGCAGATTTTCACCAAGCGTCCACCAGATGATCATTTTGTGACACAAGATGTCCTTGATCTCTTGGAGAAGTATCCCCTGGCACAGCTTTTGTATCTTGAGTTCCTAATTCACAACTTGAACAGTGAG GAGGAGAGACATCACAACCGTCTGGCCCTAGCATATGTTACTCAGACACtgcaagaggaagaggaaacaaagtCAGATCTGCGGGTGACCAGAGGGAAGTTGCAGCAGCTGCTATGGGACTCGAAATTCTATGACATCTCAACTGTATATG AGCGAGTTAAGCCAACAACACTGCACATAGAGAAAGCAATTCTCCTCGGTAGGACTGGTGAACACTCTCAGTCCCTGCAGGTGCTTGTTCACCAGGGGCAAGACCCCCAGGCTGCAGAGGCCTACTGCTGCAAGGCCGCCCAGGGCCAGGACACACAGTTCAAGGAGGCCCTGCTGCTCACCCTGCTCAAAATTTACCTGAGCTCCGAGAATCTCACCAGCGCTGCTGTGGATCTGCTCAACAACAACCCTCAGGTCTTTGCTGCAGAGAAGGTCATCCATCTCCTGCCTGAATCCTGGTCTGTTCAACTGGTCTCCCAGTTCCTGGTTAGATTCCTGAGGGAGACCTTCCACCAGAGGCAGACGAGGAGGCTGCAACAAGCCTTGGCCCAGGCGGAGCTCCTGAGGCACAAGGTCATTTGG ATGCAGGCGTCAAAAACAAAGGTCAGAGTGGACAAGGGGCAGGTCTGTAAGGTTTGTCAGCGAGACCTTGCAGAGCCACAGTTTGCATGTAACCTGCACGGCGAGCTGATGCATACAAGCTGCACCTGA